The DNA window GTCCCCCCGGGTCCTAGGTGTAAACGTGTCTTCCGTGCCGCAAAAATGCATTCCCAGCGTCAGCCAAATTACACCGAAATCTACGAATTACTGCGAAagttgtgcaaaaatttggcaGGCGATCAGTACGGTAAGTTTTCAACGGCTCACAATGGCGACGCTTGGAATGAAATCTGGACAAAATTTCAAACGTTTAAATTTGTTGGCCATACATTCGACGGTAGTGATTTGGTGATTTGTGTtgaaagttgttcaaaaaaaatatgaattacaAATTACGAAGGAGTCCAattcaaggacaaactaatttTTCCACCAAGTCTCCAGGCTCCGCCTACTGTGCGGCTATAGTGAAGCAGCGAACAATGACAAGGAAAATGTTTTGACTGATGTCAACTGCcaatctgtttttattttcgtcTGGTGTTTGATTTTCCCCGTTTCGTCCGTGgctaaaaactgaattttcccgTAGGATCCCTGCTGAAAGGTGTCACACAGTTGATTGCCAGCACACCGAATTCGATTTCGGCCACCGCCAGCGATGAAAGTTCGATCGTGGCTCGGATTGGACAGCACCTGACCGCTGGCGGACGAAGCCAGAGCGATAGTGCCCTGTTCCGCGGATTGCACGAACAGCTTAGCGCTTATGTGAGTATGAGTGCAATTTTTCGACGGGGATTTTcattatgtttaatatttttcagACCGACAGCAAACGACGGGCACAGATTTTGGAGTTTTTACTGCTGCTGGCCGATTCGGATTGCGACGGACAACCGAACGGTAAATTGTTGAACCTGAACGTAGATCTGCGAAGTGATATGAGTAGCGGTAGTGTGCCGAGCAGATTCGAGGTCAATTCGCGCTCATCGGGAACCGAATTGGAGAATATTTTTACCCGGCTTGATTTACGGACACGTTCGGCAGATAGTGGTGGTAGCAGTGCGTTACGTGTAATACCGTTCAAAAGTGGATTGTCCTCAGTTGTGCCCGATGGAAGAAACTCAACGGCATCTGGGGAGCTGTCGGAAGAGGAGATGCAGATAGCATCGAACAATCTGCAGGATCAGCTAATACAGGATGTAATCTATGCGTGCACTGGAATTCAGGGCAAATATCTGCGGAAGCATGTTGTTACGGGGGAGTTCAAACTAGACCATATCAAGGGACGAACGTTGAGTATAGCGGATGCGGGGATGGTGTTACAATTGGCCGAAGTTGGCCACTTCCACAATAGGGTGCTTAAATTTACTGACTCGAAAAGCGATTGCTATTTGAAGGGAAATTTTGGACAGGGCTACATTTCGGCCTTGCAGCGCGAACTGACCCAGTACTATGGGATGTTAGCCATTTTACAGGAGAATTTAAATCGACAACGACGGGAAGGAATGAGTTCGGCGGTAGTAGGTGAACGATTGACATTGAGGAAACTGCGTCTTTGGTTGGCTGGACCGATGGAACGGCTCCAATGGTTAGCACTGATATCGGACTCGTGTAAAGAGCTGAAGGGAGGTGCCCTGGCTACCGAAGTGTACGATTATACTTCAACTGGCCACCCGGAAAATCGTAAATGCGCACTGGAATTACTGCGGGCAGCATGTGTTCCATTGCAGCATGCTCTGATCCGGTGGTTAATCAACGGAGAGATTGTCGATCCGAATTGCGAATTTTTCATCGAGGAAATTTCCGAAGTAGCATTCGATCAGCTGTGGCATCAGAAGTATCGAATCAGAAGAAGCATGCTGCCCGAGTTTGTGACCGATACCATGGCCAAACGAATTCTGGTGATCGGTAAGAGTATCAATTTTCTTCGCGAGGTTTGTCAGGATAAAACTCCCGTCAAGGCAAGAAACGATCTCAAGCAGTGCTTGGAAAATGATTTGGATTTATTGTTCTCGCCTGTTAGCACCACAAAACTGCACCTGTTGATAGACAGCGTCTATCTGAACACCTCCAAGCAAGTACTGGACATTGTCCTAGGACCGCATCGACTAATGGATCATTTACAGGCCCTACGAAACTATCTGCTTCTCGGTCAGGGTCACTTTGCGGACTTGCTGATGGAGAATTTGCACAGCGAGTTGGAGCGGCCGGCTGTTGAAATATTTCAGCACGATCTTTTCTCCATTCTGGCAACGGCCGTTCGAATATCCTCTTCTGAAAATGAAGAACCTGAAGTTCTCAATTATCTAGACGTCCATTTCCTATCGCACTACGAGGGTGAATCCGGGTGGGACGTATTCGCGCTAACCTACAAAGTCTGTGGTCCTTTGTCGACCATCCTTGAACCGTCACTGTGCCGGTATCAAACCTTCTTCAAGCATCTGTGGAACATAAAACACGTCGAATTTATGCTCTGTCGAACCTGGAAGCGACAGATGCTGGATGCCAAATCTCTTCGACCTCTGCAGAAACATATCGGTTCAATCATTCTGCGACTTCAGCTTATCACATCGCAGATGATTAACTTTATCAGCCAGATGCAGTACTACATTCTGTTTGAGGTGATCGAATGTTCCTGGGTTCAGTTTCTGCCCAGAGTCAATCAAGCAAAGGCGCTCGATGACATCCTGGATGCGCACCATCAGTTTCTGGAGGAGGTTCGAGTCGGTATCTTTCAGGATGACAGTTCGAGACAGATCGTCACTATGCTGGATCAAGTTTTTGACACGGTACGCAAACTTGAGGAGTGGCAGGAGCGATTCTATCGACTTTGCTTCACCGAACACGAAGCGAGAAAAGCTTTTCAGGTAAGTTTGTTGGCTTTTTCGTCGATGAAGATATCTTCATTCgtaatttttcacttttcagGATCATATCAAATCCAGCGAGCGGAAGGGTCAGTACGGGATCACAACCGAGCAGATGCTGGAACGGGACGAAGAGGCGAAAACATTCGAACAGCATTTATCCACACATCAGACGATGCTGCAGGAGATCGGCAACCAGTACGAGGAATATGTCGGTCGATTTCTGTATCAGCTGGCCATTTCGACGACTGAAACGCTCCGTCAGCTGGGCATGCGGTTGGATTATAACGAGTACTACAAACATCGCGATCGGAAATTAAGCGTTCCGCTTACCTTCCAACATATGCGGATGAGCATGGCGGCCAACAGTTTTCGCTCGAAAAAAGCTGCCTCCAGTTCGATGCTGTACTGACAGCAGCTGGAGGAGCAAATGGAGGACCGTCGAATGGTGCCGTCGGAGACGGGGGGAGTGCATGCATGGAAGGTACTCACTTTCAATACTCGAGCTCTGAGCTACTACAATTGCTGCGAATTAATGTGAATTAATGGACCAGCAAAGGTGTGTGGCTTTTAAGAAAAATGTTGCCAATTTTGTTTCGAAAAgcttaaaaataatgaaaatttgtAGCGAGAAAGAGAGCAATAACGTAGTTTTGTTACACTGTTAAAATATAATAAACGTTTATAAACTAATTGCATGTCAATTCTGATCGATTGTGCTTTCTTTCTTTTGTTCGCGAATTTTCCGCAGTTAACTCGAACTATCGTTTGATTTTCCGACTTTTCCCCTTGTACTAGCCGTTTGGCTTCCAACATTGTCGCAATGTTCTAGGATAGTCCTTGACGATGAATCTACCCTACTTCGACTGAGAGTTTCgatggcggaatttctcccgataccgatgcctatTGCGCGAGCCATTTCAATCCCAGCTTTATCGCGCTTTACTCGAATAGTACTCGGATGTGAACCTACCCTGCTCAACAGGCCAACTATTAGATGTCGAGGTCGTTCTGGCGATTCCGTagggagcgtagcttccggttcgttgGTACTTTAACGACCCACTACTGCAACGcgacctactcgatctagttcccGGTAGCGGATCTGGCGTACTACTCAAGGCAATTACATACTATTGCTTTCAACCACTCGTTTGATCACCTCGCCATTGTCGCTGCAGAACCGAAAAAAATTGCACAATGGCTCTGCAAACGGCATTCGTCGTATTTTCATAGCGCTACAAGAAGATATTTTCTGGGTTGGTGTCTGCCCCGCCATAGCAAGCATAACACTTCCTATTGAGCAGTCAAATACCACACGTTCCGCTATCTCTTCGACGTTTGTGCATTCCGCATGCTCGATTCTGTGCAGGTGGATGGAAGTTGTTCTCTCCGTACTTCCTGTTCATCCAAGCGGATCCGCATGGTGCCAATCCGCTTCCTTCGTTGTACTTCTCTCGTATCTCTGTTCTCCTAATCCTCCTCCACTAGCATTACAATGGGAATCATTCTAGCATTGACGCAGACCGCTTCCAACGATATACACCCAATGACTTAAACTCACACCGTGATTTCGCCTGTAGCAATGCCTTTCGGTTGCTAATTCACGTCAGACACCACCTCTGTTTTATAGTGGTCTATCGCCAGCATTTTCTGCCGCATCTAGTTTTCTCGCCGAATCGATCGCTTCCGTGGTGAGTGCCTCCACCTCTTCTACTTATTCCACGACTACTTGGAGCACCACATCATCCACGAAATcctgggaaggttcagcttcaatactccatcgtataGCGCACTCCACAGTGCCGGTGTTACGATGGAGCCCGTCGTAATTGTCATTCTCCTGCTTCCCTTGTCTGGATCGTAGATCAGTATTGGATTCTGAATGTAGCCCTTCAATATCCTACAGAAGTTCTCAGGAACTTTCATGCCGtgcagcgaatgggcgattgctcgaagcactcctcatcttcccgaatgaccagcccgactggcatcatgctcgctatcacgcaggatgcatcgtgtgataccgtgcggtaggcagatatcactctccagtttctgtaggtaactggttaccctcagtgctcttgaccatgacgggccgccgtacctgaggatagatacggcaacgcctgccaataagctacgtctactggcgcacacctttgagctgttggacatcattctcgatagagccgcaacagtagtcgacgctctcttgcacgtatagtcgacatggctgccgaaggtcagcttgtcgtctgtaatgactccgagagacttcagacttcgctgtgaagtgatcgcgacttctcccacatggataactgcatgttgtgccgacttgcggttgttgacgataactacctccgtcttatgatgagcgagctccaggcctctcgcgctcatccattcctccaccgtgttgatcgcgtgttctgcggttagttctacctcagggattgactccccgtagacctccaaggttacgtcgtcagcaaagccgacgatcttgaccccaggagggaacttcagtctaagaaccccgtcatacatgaggttccatagcaccgggcctaggatcgagccctgtgggactccggcggtaatcggaacccttttctaaccggcatcggtctcgtatagcagtacgcggttctggaagtaactttccaggatccggtacagacccaccggtaggctaagccggtgtaacgagagcgcgatggcatcccagcttgcgctgttgaatgcgttcttcacgtcaggtgtcactaacgcacagtatcgaatgcctcgccttttccattggatcgctatctcggcagtggcagcgtccactgtggacttacccttccgaaagccaaactggttgcttgacaggccgtccgtaccttccgcgtacggggttagcctgttgaggatgatcctctcaagcagtttgccagtcgtgtcgatcagacagattggagCTGTACgtcgatgggtcgcctggcggcttcccggacttcggcaacagcaccaatttctgccttttccatctatccgggaaacggcactcgtcaaggcatctcaagggttcgctatgattgctgccttgagagcgtcgtttggaactccatccggccctggagctttgttcattgctagggatttagccactgcgagtagttcttcattcgtcactggagccaccatttcggccgtgcccgcactgtctcgtagtacaggtggccaggggcttgtggctcgagacgggaagagtacttcgataatcgttgccaaccggtccggagaccgttctgggggtgaggagccccctttggtcttggccatcacaatccggtaggcgtcaccccacggattcgcgttggcaatctcacacaggttgtcgaaacacgctctcttgctgcttttaatggccttgttaaggaccaatttcgcagctcgaaacacttcacggcggttctctcttgcatcctcggtgcgagctctttgcatcctacgtctagctctgaggcaggctgactgtagagctgcaatctcggcactccaccagtataccgggcatctgccgtttcttggcagtgtttttctcggcatagtggcgtcgcacgcgcgtggtagaacagctaccagcgcatccccgcttagactgtcggtgttggcctccagtcccagggccgcggtgaaagcttcgctgttgaagtgattggacttccacccgcgtacctgacagggatctcccgccctcggatgctgcacaccatagttgatcttaaagcggattgctaaatgatcgctatgggtgtagccttcgtctaccctccattccatgcctggagccagactcgggctggcaagtgttacgtcaatccacgcctccaccccgtttctacggaatgtactagcggagccattattagctagcacagtatcgagtttcgcaagcgcctccattagcgcttgagccctgctatttgtacagcggctgccccactccactgcccaagcgttaaagtctcccgctatgactaccggtttccggcccactaggtccgacgagagcctgtcgatcatctggttgaactgttctattggccatcttggtggagcgtagcagctgcaatagaacacaccattgatcttggcctcggcggaggagtgtattacctcttgaaccgggaaccgtcccgttgtacagattgccaccattccagacccgtccgacacccaattgccgttgcaggcagggatgctgtacgggtctgagggcgacatctgtcctcgactccgagaccgactgccacagcagctgttgggctgctgcacaatggctaagatttagctgtgtgacgttcacggcttcttcttatttacctcaccgaagggacacgaaggtccgcccatagcatgtttatgggcttgcttcttagcggtgcagataaggcacttgtgcgccttagtgcaaccccgctccttatgcccctcctcgccgcagcgacggcatagtttgctcctgtccatgcccttgcactcgtaggctttgtggccggactcaaggcaccgatagcacctatccactgaaggcggctggggtatgctaattgggcataccgaccagccgatcttcagcttacctttctcggttacctttttggcatccgccttcagtagcctgaggtaggctacttgggtgccagagggtccctcTCTAAAGCGCACAGAGTcctgctcgattgtgacgtcgcattgctccttaacggctgcgacgacatcttctgcggtcgtgagctcgtccagatgcttgcactggagagtcatttccgcccctagcgacctgatctGGGCGCCTTCACTAAGGACCTCTTGGGCtaaggccttgtacaccgcactagattgtgcgcctcgcttcagcatcagaagcatttctcccgtgttggtgcgtctcacgctacgcacatcttgcccaagggccgaaaggctttcggccgccttcatcgactttaggacgtcggggtatttgtccttgtcggtttttaaccacaaggcctcgcctctgtccttggccttcttcgcgggccgcggtacctccggtgtcggtgccggctctgctcagcgaggtcactctcgccctcgcttacctcgaccaaacggcgtctgGCCTTAACGATTGCACgtcgtgtggtgtcggtttttgcaccctcgcttggcgacttcctagggcgcttcgcgttcggcgccgtcttacgattgcccttgccttttcccttcgaggggaactcggccgccgctccgagcgacgtggctgctccaaagaaggcgaaggccactgtctgagtgcctgtatcgatcttctctcttccctccctcttggaggccactgtctgggtttctctgtcggacttctcccgacattccaccctcttggcataagcctgctgtttctgtcttgcgacacgaacagtttcccggagctccaggaggctctgctttaactccttgctgctcgagctgctccaccactttgcgcatcgcggatagtggcccgtccagtgcgttggtagggctatttcctaacactactggggggtcactggtgctatcagatgctgcactcgtcgctccactactctccccacggggggagacctcgccaaaccatctctagcaaaggggttcggcacctccgtttgtttatttttgtttttgtttatctccatgtttgaacccacgagtagcgcgagaacaaatgtccgccacgccagagctccgcattaacgtggtaagggacgcttactgtgggggttgcccaggtaccccacaggccccgttaacgatcgagcatctttttcaccccctcgatcactcatccctcggcacgggtcgcatcacgccttggaattggagttatgacctattttgctttacgtggtgatcgcggcccagatcatcacaaccatcctcctttaccagggctttggacctgtagctctggttctcaatagttccatgcacgtatattattacagacatgctactattgagatccgtcattcgctagcggagttaattTGAAGAATTGTTTAAGTGGCTTCCACTGTAGACCTGTTCCCCCGGAAGCCGAACTGCATGTTGGACGCCTGAAATGTGCACTGCccagtgctgtgcaatctcacgatggTCTTTGACAGGTAGTACAGGAGACTTCTGAGAACGACCCAACTTCTGAATACATGAAATCTGTTCAattggtcgatacgagttgtgatcggagacTGGTTTTCCAGGTTTCACTCTCACTTGCCACCAGTCTTGAGAGACATTGTCACAATAaacttatttaataaattcaacaaacgcCTTTTCGCAGTATCCAGCAGATTCGAGATAACAGGTTGAATTGTATTCACCCCGAGGCGTTATTGTGGCATGACAAAAGGGCAAGTGAGAATTGCTTCATTAAAATCGGGGATCCGTTCCCGGTACCGTGAGTGTAGGTGTTCTGTGCGGATATATAGATTGAGCAgactttttttttgcgaaatcgTATCCCCAGCGAGTGAATTTTCCCCGCATTGATGTTTCTTTCGTTAACCCTAGCTAACAAACCAGCGTCAATACCAGAGTTTTTTGGTTTCATCGTGCTCTTTGATTTCGTTTCCAATGTTGCATACTTCCTGAAATTGTCAGGCGCTCCAACCTTCTAGATATCTTCATacgttgaagcctgagcaaacCTTGTCCCACCACGGAGTGGTAGACCGTCACGGATGTTTGCGTGTGGGATGCGTTTCGTCCGAGCTTGAATCacttacttaccttaccgttcaggctagagccgtgttgtctcttgctgtttGCAGTAGCCGTCTcgactccactcggtccattggtgcttgtcgccagcctcgcagtcttcgaagggtccgcaggtcgttctctatctggtcgatccaccgtgctcgctgggcgccccgtcttcttgttcctgtagggtcgccctca is part of the Topomyia yanbarensis strain Yona2022 chromosome 1, ASM3024719v1, whole genome shotgun sequence genome and encodes:
- the LOC131692066 gene encoding gamma-tubulin complex component 3 — encoded protein: MHSQRQPNYTEIYELLRKLCKNLAGDQYGSLLKGVTQLIASTPNSISATASDESSIVARIGQHLTAGGRSQSDSALFRGLHEQLSAYTDSKRRAQILEFLLLLADSDCDGQPNGKLLNLNVDLRSDMSSGSVPSRFEVNSRSSGTELENIFTRLDLRTRSADSGGSSALRVIPFKSGLSSVVPDGRNSTASGELSEEEMQIASNNLQDQLIQDVIYACTGIQGKYLRKHVVTGEFKLDHIKGRTLSIADAGMVLQLAEVGHFHNRVLKFTDSKSDCYLKGNFGQGYISALQRELTQYYGMLAILQENLNRQRREGMSSAVVGERLTLRKLRLWLAGPMERLQWLALISDSCKELKGGALATEVYDYTSTGHPENRKCALELLRAACVPLQHALIRWLINGEIVDPNCEFFIEEISEVAFDQLWHQKYRIRRSMLPEFVTDTMAKRILVIGKSINFLREVCQDKTPVKARNDLKQCLENDLDLLFSPVSTTKLHLLIDSVYLNTSKQVLDIVLGPHRLMDHLQALRNYLLLGQGHFADLLMENLHSELERPAVEIFQHDLFSILATAVRISSSENEEPEVLNYLDVHFLSHYEGESGWDVFALTYKVCGPLSTILEPSLCRYQTFFKHLWNIKHVEFMLCRTWKRQMLDAKSLRPLQKHIGSIILRLQLITSQMINFISQMQYYILFEVIECSWVQFLPRVNQAKALDDILDAHHQFLEEVRVGIFQDDSSRQIVTMLDQVFDTVRKLEEWQERFYRLCFTEHEARKAFQDHIKSSERKGQYGITTEQMLERDEEAKTFEQHLSTHQTMLQEIGNQYEEYVGRFLYQLAISTTETLRQLGMRLDYNEYYKHRDRKLSVPLTFQHMRMSMAANSFRSKKAASSSMLY